The following are encoded in a window of Rubellicoccus peritrichatus genomic DNA:
- a CDS encoding metallophosphoesterase, translating into MTQAQRQALAKRMGEENLKKRLKRQQLHEAGEAWQGRGLFRFEHLIPTRATILALTKVTGLYARGHRNYLDIQVVENEIHLAELPKAFDGMRILQIADLHTDLDPALPDALIPLIQELNYDICINTGDFRNRTKDSHSASMEATARIYDHIHSPCYGIFGNHDFAEKIEDLENMGIQLLLNESIPISKNSEQIWLSGIDDPHFYQSHDIKRARQSIPNDAFAIMLSHSPDTYPEVEAAGYQFMLSGHTHGGQICLPGGHALSGHVKAPRQMWRGAWQYKTLKGYTSPGTGSGTVPLRYNCPPELTIHILRKMM; encoded by the coding sequence ATGACTCAAGCACAGCGCCAGGCCCTGGCAAAGCGTATGGGCGAGGAAAACCTCAAGAAACGCCTAAAGCGTCAGCAATTGCATGAGGCTGGCGAGGCCTGGCAAGGACGGGGCTTATTTCGCTTTGAACATCTCATCCCAACACGCGCCACCATTCTTGCTTTAACTAAGGTAACAGGCCTGTATGCTCGAGGTCATCGCAACTATCTCGACATTCAGGTCGTCGAGAACGAGATCCACCTGGCAGAGTTGCCCAAGGCGTTCGACGGTATGCGCATTCTGCAAATCGCCGATCTTCACACCGATTTGGACCCTGCCTTGCCCGATGCATTAATACCCCTCATCCAAGAGCTCAACTATGACATCTGCATCAACACCGGAGACTTTCGCAATCGTACCAAAGACAGCCATAGCGCTTCGATGGAAGCAACAGCCAGGATCTATGATCACATTCACAGTCCTTGCTATGGCATATTCGGGAATCACGATTTTGCGGAAAAAATCGAAGATCTGGAAAATATGGGCATTCAGCTTCTATTAAATGAGAGCATCCCAATCAGCAAAAACAGCGAACAAATATGGCTCAGCGGAATCGACGATCCCCATTTTTACCAGTCACACGACATAAAGCGTGCTCGACAAAGCATCCCCAATGATGCTTTCGCCATCATGCTTTCCCACTCTCCGGATACTTATCCGGAAGTGGAAGCCGCTGGTTACCAGTTTATGCTAAGTGGTCATACTCACGGCGGTCAAATATGCCTGCCAGGGGGACACGCCCTCTCGGGACATGTCAAGGCTCCTCGACAGATGTGGCGTGGGGCCTGGCAATATAAAACGCTCAAAGGATACACTTCGCCAGGAACAGGTTCTGGCACAGTTCCACTTCGCTACAACTGCCCACCGGAATTAACCATCCACATCCTCAGAAAAATGATGTAA
- a CDS encoding SMP-30/gluconolactonase/LRE family protein → MKETAAETILEAQAVLGEGACWDHAKQRLYWLDILSCEVHIFDPVTGKDIIHKTPYHVTLVHPTEKGDLILGTKMGIARMDPETGAFQELVDPEADIPTNRFNDGKPGPNGRLYAGTIAYDGSDKQANFWRIETDLSYSKLLDHVGNSNGLGWSPDEKTLYWIDTKTSRVSAFDYDRDSGSISNQRCVVEVPREIGRPDGMTVDAEGFLWTALWAGSGVARWNPATGEMVEKVTCPAHNVTCPTFGGPNLDILYFTTAKKGRVDAEPDSANASGNLFAAKPGVKGMPGYVFKG, encoded by the coding sequence ATGAAAGAAACCGCCGCTGAAACCATACTTGAAGCTCAGGCAGTCCTTGGAGAAGGTGCTTGCTGGGACCATGCAAAACAGCGCCTTTACTGGCTCGATATTCTCAGCTGTGAGGTGCACATATTTGATCCAGTGACTGGTAAGGACATCATTCATAAAACACCTTATCATGTCACACTGGTCCACCCAACGGAGAAAGGTGACCTGATTCTCGGAACCAAAATGGGGATTGCCCGAATGGACCCCGAGACCGGTGCTTTCCAGGAGTTAGTTGACCCGGAAGCCGATATCCCTACCAATCGATTCAACGATGGCAAGCCTGGTCCCAATGGAAGACTTTATGCTGGTACAATCGCCTATGATGGATCGGACAAGCAAGCCAACTTCTGGCGAATTGAAACCGATCTGTCCTACTCCAAATTGCTTGACCACGTAGGCAACTCCAACGGCCTCGGCTGGTCGCCCGATGAAAAGACTCTCTACTGGATTGACACCAAGACCAGTCGCGTCAGCGCTTTCGATTATGACCGTGACTCCGGAAGTATTTCGAACCAACGATGCGTCGTTGAAGTTCCACGCGAAATTGGCCGTCCTGACGGTATGACGGTGGATGCCGAAGGCTTCCTCTGGACAGCACTCTGGGCTGGATCAGGCGTTGCTCGCTGGAATCCTGCAACCGGCGAAATGGTAGAGAAAGTGACCTGCCCTGCCCACAATGTAACTTGTCCCACTTTCGGTGGCCCCAATCTCGACATCCTTTATTTCACGACGGCAAAGAAAGGCCGTGTTGATGCCGAGCCAGATTCCGCAAATGCATCGGGCAACCTATTCGCCGCCAAACCCGGCGTAAAGGGAATGCCAGGTTATGTTTTCAAAGGATAG
- a CDS encoding sugar porter family MFS transporter, whose protein sequence is MTDESSNKRASLPDSIHELLIEVEDAFEKAVIKPLSSFIVGTIAAMSGILFGFDASIAAAAGDACNEHFGITNDPFLMGLWVGCVPLGALFGALFGGKVANSMGRRKGLLLNAVLFIGGILLASMAPTFNIFIAARLLMGVAIGNSAVITPMYMAEVAPPESRGRILFMYQLSIVVGILISFIVGVGVDTFVTSTDISWRIMIAIGLVPATIFLLGMLKMPDSPRWLIEQELHKKGHEVLLRMMGKYEARDTFADIHNAAIRKEKVSISAIFSRTIFPVILLGVCLQFFQQATGINADMYFGPEIFRQGGFDKSASMWAQVAMGVVNLVATITSIFMVDKLGRRKLMMIGVSGIVLMLCAQAYLFHRFEESKKPSSQTTSVSASHVTSDSAGQRSTLPNAATAVGHKAMSDNYRLGQAKTVADETPTKTTGSKTITYLIFFSILLYIVFFAISAGPLVWLMISEVFPIRFKGIGMSIAVASNWFMDYFVSQLFPIMKQALGMPTTTLIYAGFTTFGLALAFKFLPETKGVPLEKIEENIYAGKPLREIGQPKK, encoded by the coding sequence ATGACAGACGAATCTTCGAACAAGCGGGCTAGCTTACCCGATAGCATCCACGAACTACTAATTGAAGTAGAAGACGCGTTTGAAAAGGCCGTCATCAAGCCATTGAGCAGCTTCATTGTCGGAACCATTGCCGCTATGTCCGGTATTCTTTTTGGTTTCGACGCATCTATCGCAGCAGCAGCTGGCGACGCGTGTAACGAGCATTTCGGCATCACCAACGATCCCTTTCTAATGGGACTTTGGGTCGGGTGTGTTCCTCTTGGAGCGCTATTTGGCGCGCTTTTCGGCGGTAAAGTCGCCAACTCTATGGGGCGGCGCAAAGGGCTGCTGTTAAATGCGGTTCTCTTTATAGGAGGCATTCTGCTCGCATCGATGGCCCCAACTTTCAATATATTCATTGCTGCTCGATTATTAATGGGCGTGGCCATTGGTAACTCAGCTGTGATCACACCGATGTACATGGCAGAGGTTGCTCCACCGGAATCCAGAGGTCGCATCCTGTTCATGTATCAGTTGTCTATTGTGGTCGGTATTCTGATATCTTTCATCGTAGGTGTCGGTGTTGATACATTTGTTACCAGCACAGACATTTCATGGCGGATCATGATTGCGATCGGACTGGTACCAGCCACCATTTTTCTACTTGGCATGCTCAAGATGCCCGACAGTCCACGCTGGTTGATCGAGCAGGAACTCCATAAAAAAGGGCACGAAGTTCTTCTTAGGATGATGGGCAAATATGAAGCCCGTGATACCTTTGCCGACATCCATAATGCAGCCATCCGCAAAGAAAAAGTCAGCATATCAGCGATTTTCAGTCGAACGATCTTTCCAGTGATATTGTTGGGCGTTTGTTTGCAGTTTTTCCAACAGGCAACTGGCATCAATGCTGACATGTATTTCGGTCCGGAAATCTTCCGCCAAGGCGGATTTGATAAATCTGCCAGCATGTGGGCTCAAGTAGCAATGGGAGTCGTCAATCTGGTCGCAACCATAACTTCAATTTTCATGGTTGATAAGCTGGGCCGAAGAAAGCTCATGATGATAGGTGTCAGCGGCATTGTGCTTATGCTATGTGCGCAAGCCTACCTTTTCCATCGTTTTGAAGAGAGTAAAAAGCCATCCTCTCAAACCACTTCCGTATCAGCCAGCCATGTCACATCAGATTCAGCTGGACAGCGGTCTACCCTGCCAAATGCTGCAACGGCAGTAGGCCATAAAGCCATGAGCGACAACTACAGATTGGGACAGGCCAAGACTGTAGCAGACGAAACCCCTACCAAAACAACAGGATCAAAAACAATAACCTACCTGATCTTCTTTAGCATACTTCTTTACATAGTCTTTTTTGCAATCAGCGCTGGACCACTCGTTTGGTTGATGATTTCAGAAGTTTTCCCTATTCGCTTCAAGGGTATTGGCATGTCAATCGCCGTGGCTTCTAATTGGTTCATGGACTATTTTGTCAGCCAGCTATTTCCGATAATGAAGCAAGCTCTTGGTATGCCAACCACGACATTGATCTATGCTGGCTTTACCACATTCGGTCTTGCACTGGCATTTAAATTCCTTCCAGAAACGAAAGGTGTCCCTCTCGAGAAAATCGAAGAGAATATCTATGCTGGAAAACCTTTGCGAGAAATTGGCCAGCCCAAAAAATAA
- a CDS encoding VOC family protein, which yields MVTIGIESVLETCLYVDDIDAAETFYGEILGLEFYSKEADKFVFFRVGPAMLLIFIPEASAAGDHELPNHGAKGVQHIAFSVLEEELDEWHSHLEAQEIDIEQDHTWPNGKRSLYFRDPAGNSIELASITIWSK from the coding sequence GTGGTAACCATAGGCATTGAATCAGTTCTTGAGACCTGTCTTTACGTCGATGACATCGACGCGGCTGAGACATTTTATGGTGAGATTCTCGGGCTTGAATTCTACAGTAAGGAAGCAGACAAGTTTGTTTTCTTCCGCGTTGGCCCTGCAATGCTCCTCATTTTCATCCCCGAAGCCAGTGCAGCCGGAGATCACGAACTGCCCAATCATGGAGCAAAGGGAGTCCAACATATTGCATTCAGTGTTTTAGAAGAGGAGCTGGACGAGTGGCATTCTCATTTGGAGGCGCAGGAAATTGACATAGAGCAAGATCATACCTGGCCCAATGGAAAACGGTCGCTCTATTTTCGTGACCCGGCAGGCAACAGTATTGAATTAGCCTCAATTACGATCTGGAGTAAATAG
- a CDS encoding DeoR/GlpR family DNA-binding transcription regulator — protein sequence MTNKQRLDLIEKFIREHKYADLHTLAQKFDISLSTVRRALNDLETNGIVRRHHGGASLVEDEASTGGYDFITQDDRQSDEKHLIAQSLCELIEPGMTVLIDGGTTTYAAARQLVEKRLIIITNSLPIAALYSEVGSCETIVTGGTVYNRLGILYGPACEKAISHVHADVAICGSAGITANGIWNNNSFIISTQQRMMESADKTYFAIDATKHNRRVLHQSCELSDRFTLITDAPPPKDLREALDEAGTPVIIAEAIPNRDSEPEKDPS from the coding sequence ATGACTAATAAGCAGCGCCTAGACTTGATCGAAAAATTCATACGTGAGCATAAGTATGCTGATCTCCATACCTTGGCTCAGAAATTCGACATAAGTTTGTCAACGGTAAGACGAGCTCTAAACGACCTGGAAACAAACGGTATCGTCAGAAGACATCACGGTGGCGCAAGTCTCGTCGAAGACGAAGCATCGACAGGTGGCTATGATTTCATTACACAGGATGATCGTCAGTCGGATGAAAAACATCTGATCGCACAATCCCTCTGCGAATTAATAGAACCAGGTATGACTGTATTAATTGACGGGGGAACAACGACCTATGCTGCAGCACGCCAACTGGTGGAAAAACGACTGATCATCATTACCAATAGCCTGCCCATTGCAGCACTTTACAGTGAAGTCGGCTCATGCGAAACCATCGTAACCGGGGGGACTGTTTATAATCGCCTTGGTATCCTTTATGGCCCGGCTTGTGAGAAAGCAATCAGTCATGTCCATGCAGATGTCGCGATCTGCGGGTCAGCAGGTATCACCGCCAACGGTATCTGGAACAATAACAGCTTCATCATCTCCACCCAGCAGCGCATGATGGAGTCAGCTGATAAAACCTACTTTGCCATCGACGCAACCAAGCACAACCGACGTGTACTTCATCAGTCTTGTGAGCTCTCGGACCGCTTCACCTTGATCACCGACGCACCTCCTCCTAAAGATCTCCGGGAAGCGCTTGATGAAGCAGGAACGCCAGTGATCATTGCCGAAGCAATACCCAATCGAGACAGCGAGCCCGAAAAAGATCCATCCTGA
- a CDS encoding rhamnulokinase: MKRTHCAAIDLGATSGRVIVGSYSNDGLELTEVRRFPNAFHRLGKNEYWDLGGFFSEIKKGLIEAKKIFPELASCGVDTWGVDYAMVDRSGRLVFPVHAYRDERTEPLLKKLKSSGKDKNIYDWTGIPGINYNTTLQLAETIAKYPHLKDVVDRVLLLADYFNYQLCGAMANEFSLASTGQLLQIDGDHFSKETLDFFDIPKSWFAGPTKAGRKLGKVSSVEGLDDVEVVLVPGHDTSCAFEAIPQIGNDILISAGTWLLTGGLTEKPATGEEAFELGVSNERAGNGGHRPNKILLGLWLLEKTLPAFETRPSSEAEWKALIEAAEDEAAPGFSIDTSDQTLFNPTDMKAAIDANLKRQGVSELPQTLPAYTRLICDSLGRSVAQTVEKFSRMTSTQFDNVAIVGGGSKNRLLCQRIADFSGLPVTSYNLEGTAVGNIGYQLLGLGRIDSLDTFRANVSKDLTKHVYEPKT, from the coding sequence ATGAAAAGAACTCACTGTGCAGCAATTGATCTCGGAGCCACCAGCGGCAGAGTTATTGTTGGTTCCTATTCCAATGATGGCCTGGAACTAACCGAAGTTCGTCGTTTTCCCAATGCATTCCACAGATTGGGAAAAAATGAGTACTGGGACTTGGGCGGTTTTTTCAGTGAGATAAAAAAAGGCCTGATTGAAGCAAAAAAGATTTTCCCAGAACTGGCCTCATGCGGTGTCGATACCTGGGGCGTCGACTATGCAATGGTTGATCGATCCGGACGCCTCGTCTTTCCGGTCCACGCCTACCGCGATGAACGCACCGAACCATTGCTCAAAAAACTAAAAAGCAGTGGAAAAGATAAAAATATCTACGACTGGACCGGCATCCCTGGCATCAACTACAACACTACTTTACAACTTGCCGAAACCATAGCGAAGTACCCGCACCTGAAAGATGTAGTCGACAGAGTTCTTTTGCTCGCCGACTATTTTAATTATCAACTCTGCGGAGCCATGGCCAACGAGTTCTCACTCGCCAGCACAGGCCAGCTACTCCAAATCGATGGAGACCATTTTTCAAAAGAAACACTCGATTTTTTTGACATTCCAAAGAGCTGGTTTGCTGGCCCAACCAAAGCTGGGCGAAAACTCGGTAAGGTTTCAAGTGTGGAAGGCCTTGATGATGTCGAAGTCGTCCTGGTCCCTGGCCATGATACATCCTGTGCCTTTGAGGCCATCCCTCAGATTGGCAATGATATCCTGATTTCTGCCGGCACTTGGCTGCTAACAGGTGGATTGACAGAGAAACCCGCCACAGGAGAAGAGGCCTTTGAGCTTGGAGTATCCAATGAGCGTGCAGGCAATGGTGGGCATCGTCCCAATAAAATCCTCCTGGGACTCTGGCTTTTGGAAAAGACCCTGCCCGCCTTTGAAACACGACCTTCCTCTGAAGCCGAATGGAAAGCGCTTATCGAAGCAGCAGAGGATGAAGCTGCCCCAGGTTTCTCCATCGATACCAGCGACCAGACACTCTTCAACCCAACTGACATGAAGGCTGCCATCGATGCAAACTTGAAGCGTCAGGGAGTCAGCGAGCTTCCACAAACTCTCCCTGCTTACACGAGACTGATTTGCGACTCCCTTGGACGTAGCGTTGCACAGACTGTCGAAAAGTTTTCGCGAATGACCAGCACACAATTTGATAATGTGGCAATTGTTGGTGGCGGCTCCAAAAATCGTCTCCTATGCCAGCGTATTGCTGACTTCTCCGGCCTTCCAGTAACAAGTTACAACCTTGAAGGAACCGCTGTCGGAAATATCGGTTATCAGTTGCTTGGTCTCGGGCGCATCGATAGTCTCGACACATTTAGGGCAAATGTGTCAAAAGACTTAACGAAGCATGTTTACGAACCCAAGACCTAA
- a CDS encoding LacI family DNA-binding transcriptional regulator, whose amino-acid sequence MSKRINIRSFSEKIGYSAATVSRALNPQTAHLVKEKTRLKIQDLAAQHDFVPHPGARILRRTSPAPIAVLLLQLEHLFLSEYYSRLLMGILRETSLKGQAVYAMDFKANPSNFREQLNAATVGCSGIIYLSDPLNSEMLKQLELLHQPFVCATGNLTVGINEKKVKPPVFGLDEIAGGHLVAEHLIGLGHKKIALINGPNTNHDAQRRRKGFELAMKEKSLPLPPEWNFTTGFNFEAGFEMAKEIKTLLSEVTAVVCGSDEIALGLIHGLEAEGINCPQDVSITGYDDLLWASRYTPALTTVRQPLMDMAVSAVQMISDLHAKPSGANKVKSKFFKPELILRETTAAPNR is encoded by the coding sequence GTGAGCAAACGTATAAATATTCGATCATTTTCAGAAAAGATTGGTTATTCAGCAGCCACGGTTTCACGTGCGCTGAATCCGCAAACTGCTCATTTAGTTAAAGAAAAAACCCGTTTAAAGATCCAGGATCTTGCCGCACAGCATGATTTCGTTCCACATCCTGGAGCACGTATCTTGCGCCGCACCAGCCCTGCACCAATCGCCGTCCTCCTCCTGCAACTTGAGCATCTCTTTCTTAGTGAATATTATTCCAGATTGTTAATGGGCATACTCCGGGAAACATCGCTAAAAGGACAGGCCGTCTACGCTATGGACTTCAAGGCCAACCCATCTAACTTCAGAGAACAGCTGAATGCTGCAACGGTCGGATGCAGCGGAATCATTTATCTTTCGGATCCTTTGAACTCCGAAATGCTGAAACAACTGGAACTGCTCCATCAACCGTTTGTATGTGCCACCGGAAACCTGACCGTAGGTATTAATGAGAAGAAGGTCAAACCTCCCGTATTCGGCCTGGATGAAATAGCTGGAGGACATTTGGTTGCGGAACATTTAATCGGATTGGGCCATAAAAAAATTGCTCTGATAAATGGGCCAAATACTAATCACGATGCGCAGAGGCGACGCAAAGGCTTTGAACTGGCAATGAAGGAGAAGTCGCTTCCCCTTCCGCCTGAATGGAACTTCACGACAGGCTTTAACTTTGAGGCAGGTTTCGAAATGGCCAAAGAGATAAAAACACTCCTGTCTGAAGTTACAGCTGTAGTATGCGGTAGTGATGAAATTGCTTTAGGATTAATTCATGGACTTGAAGCCGAAGGCATCAATTGCCCCCAGGATGTTTCAATTACAGGCTATGACGACCTACTCTGGGCTTCACGATATACGCCCGCACTCACCACCGTTAGACAACCTTTAATGGACATGGCAGTTTCTGCCGTTCAGATGATTTCAGATCTTCATGCCAAACCATCCGGGGCCAACAAGGTAAAGAGTAAGTTTTTCAAGCCAGAGCTTATCTTACGCGAAACAACAGCAGCGCCAAATCGTTAA
- a CDS encoding type II secretion system protein has product MNESQFTLPSSFHRSGFSLVELLVAIAIIGVIAAILIPTVHKVRQNANEVKGVNNLRQIGSAIGLFANEHANNFPPAVSPTTDYATILSPYLGGKGTTWQDVSERSEVFKDPNSDDQRGTYHYAANPNFMQDIQRWDLESPRPSDYERLVSRLKATRPIEQILLADASQVGSYNNSSATLYSVSGIWTPAPNAGSENPVSRGPDVDGAGGHLRWRAANGNGVKCLFADGHVQIMLEGELLQKHFQIDR; this is encoded by the coding sequence ATGAACGAATCACAATTCACGCTCCCTTCCTCTTTCCATCGCTCAGGATTCTCACTCGTTGAACTACTCGTAGCCATTGCAATCATTGGTGTGATTGCGGCAATTTTAATACCGACAGTCCATAAAGTCCGCCAAAACGCCAATGAAGTTAAAGGAGTAAATAACTTACGGCAGATTGGTTCCGCGATTGGCCTTTTTGCCAACGAGCATGCGAATAACTTCCCGCCAGCAGTCTCGCCCACAACAGACTACGCTACGATTTTGTCACCTTATCTAGGTGGTAAAGGGACGACCTGGCAAGATGTCTCTGAACGATCAGAAGTATTCAAAGACCCAAATTCCGATGACCAGAGGGGAACTTATCATTATGCGGCAAATCCCAACTTCATGCAGGATATCCAGAGGTGGGACCTTGAATCTCCAAGGCCCTCGGATTATGAACGCCTTGTCTCTCGCTTAAAAGCAACACGCCCTATAGAACAAATCCTGCTCGCTGATGCTTCACAAGTTGGATCCTATAATAACAGTTCAGCTACACTTTACTCAGTGAGTGGCATATGGACTCCTGCACCAAATGCAGGCAGTGAAAATCCTGTCAGTCGCGGTCCGGATGTGGATGGAGCAGGCGGCCACCTGAGATGGCGCGCAGCCAATGGTAATGGAGTCAAATGCCTTTTTGCTGATGGACATGTCCAGATTATGCTGGAGGGAGAATTGTTACAAAAGCATTTCCAAATAGACCGCTGA
- a CDS encoding PEP-CTERM sorting domain-containing protein (PEP-CTERM proteins occur, often in large numbers, in the proteomes of bacteria that also encode an exosortase, a predicted intramembrane cysteine proteinase. The presence of a PEP-CTERM domain at a protein's C-terminus predicts cleavage within the sorting domain, followed by covalent anchoring to some some component of the (usually Gram-negative) cell surface. Many PEP-CTERM proteins exhibit an unusual sequence composition that includes large numbers of potential glycosylation sites. Expression of one such protein has been shown restore the ability of a bacterium to form floc, a type of biofilm.): protein MKMIKTITSTALLLCATSLAQATVVIQSYASNTGFDFDYGTWPGQLTLSTTGIEIAGTATNSGGGGNNLSPLDLTGESTLEITAQILPGNASSNFNVILFTTPGTTPGVSSGYQFSFADFNGASFTNVGLSLASPTFNGANGPADLSNITQIQIQGTFADTNAFALKVQSVQAVPEPANIALVLGTSFLGFVIFRRRILQR, encoded by the coding sequence ATGAAAATGATAAAAACCATTACGTCAACTGCACTGTTACTCTGTGCAACATCTCTAGCTCAAGCCACTGTTGTTATCCAATCATATGCGTCCAATACAGGCTTTGACTTTGACTACGGCACATGGCCGGGCCAGTTGACTCTAAGCACCACTGGTATCGAGATAGCTGGAACAGCGACGAATTCAGGCGGCGGTGGAAACAATCTTTCTCCTCTTGATCTCACAGGAGAATCCACTCTCGAAATAACAGCTCAAATCTTACCAGGTAATGCGAGCAGCAATTTCAATGTAATACTCTTCACAACCCCAGGAACAACTCCGGGGGTCAGTTCCGGCTACCAGTTCAGCTTTGCTGATTTTAATGGAGCCTCATTCACTAATGTTGGCCTCTCACTAGCAAGCCCAACCTTCAATGGCGCTAACGGCCCTGCGGACTTATCGAATATAACTCAAATTCAAATCCAAGGTACATTCGCTGACACAAATGCATTTGCTTTGAAGGTACAATCTGTTCAGGCAGTCCCGGAACCAGCAAACATAGCATTAGTGCTGGGTACTTCCTTCCTTGGTTTTGTAATTTTCCGTCGCCGCATTCTGCAGCGATAA
- a CDS encoding glycoside hydrolase family 5 protein produces the protein MSSGCTETKDYTFQRGVNISHWLSQNHGDRTYAADWFTEEDVQWIANQGFDHIRIPIDPKYWMDGSGGLNEEAIVPFDQASEWAKQHGLGVILDMHYLPGANFHTKENSLFTDPELLEEVADFWSLIAERYASAGPWLRFELLNEPVAEENKQLNPVMARLLDAIRESNPTRVVYLTSNKWSSFNTIWDLRLPDDPNIALTLHFYEPFPFTHQRTEWTDLKPSMPQVDFPGIVPDLKDLLPAGHSWLSLTGQHINAENSVDPKFEELAKWAKKNAPNLEIHIGEFGAYNTATPESIQNYYAAVVEASERHGFGWAMWDYQGGFAIRGSNNLPTTAMKGIEEGINASVELSTVNP, from the coding sequence ATGTCGTCAGGGTGTACCGAGACAAAAGACTACACATTTCAGCGCGGTGTTAACATTAGCCACTGGTTATCACAAAACCACGGTGATCGCACCTATGCGGCTGATTGGTTTACGGAGGAGGATGTCCAGTGGATCGCAAATCAGGGATTCGACCATATTCGTATCCCGATTGATCCCAAGTATTGGATGGATGGTTCGGGTGGCCTGAATGAAGAAGCAATAGTGCCTTTCGATCAAGCAAGCGAATGGGCAAAGCAACACGGGCTGGGCGTTATCCTCGACATGCACTACCTGCCTGGGGCCAATTTTCATACCAAGGAAAATTCGCTCTTCACCGACCCCGAGCTACTTGAAGAAGTAGCCGATTTCTGGTCATTGATTGCAGAACGATACGCCAGTGCAGGACCTTGGTTGCGGTTCGAATTACTCAATGAACCCGTGGCCGAAGAAAACAAACAATTGAATCCGGTAATGGCCAGGCTGCTGGATGCGATTCGAGAATCGAATCCTACACGTGTGGTTTACCTTACTTCAAACAAGTGGAGTAGCTTCAATACAATTTGGGATCTCCGCCTGCCTGATGATCCCAACATCGCCTTGACCCTGCATTTCTATGAGCCGTTTCCATTTACACATCAGCGCACGGAATGGACCGACTTGAAGCCCTCAATGCCTCAAGTCGATTTCCCTGGAATCGTTCCAGACTTAAAGGACTTACTTCCGGCGGGGCATTCCTGGCTTTCATTGACAGGACAACATATCAATGCGGAGAATTCAGTTGATCCGAAATTTGAAGAGCTTGCCAAATGGGCTAAGAAAAACGCACCCAACCTAGAAATCCATATAGGTGAGTTTGGCGCATACAACACAGCAACCCCTGAATCCATCCAGAACTATTACGCAGCAGTCGTGGAGGCTTCAGAAAGACATGGATTCGGCTGGGCCATGTGGGATTACCAGGGAGGGTTTGCAATTCGTGGATCGAACAATCTTCCAACTACTGCAATGAAAGGCATAGAGGAAGGCATCAACGCTTCTGTTGAGCTTTCCACGGTGAATCCCTAG